A DNA window from Gasterosteus aculeatus chromosome 16, fGasAcu3.hap1.1, whole genome shotgun sequence contains the following coding sequences:
- the LOC120833560 gene encoding ras-related protein Rab-33B, with amino-acid sequence MAIENKPGDQLDTVFGQSDSSEVPSHRGHDTASARIFKIIVIGDSSVGKTCLTYRFCGGSFLNNPEATIGVDFREKTLDIDGESIKLQVWDTAGQERFRKSMVEHYYRSVHAVIFVYDVTSLSSFQSVPDWIEECSRHSVGPLVPRIMVGNKCDLRDRREVPTTAAQCLADSYNFPLFETSAKEPAEKEHVDAIFLTLAYRLKSHKPLRLKQPSESSAGQLWDQREPGAPTCQC; translated from the exons ATGGCAATAGAAAACAAACCTGGGGACCAACTGGACACCGTTTTCGGTCAAAGTGACTCCTCGGAGGTCCCTTCGCACCGCGGTCATGACACCGCGTCCGCTCGCATCTTCAAGATAATCGTCATCGGGGACTCGAGCGTGGGGAAGACGTGCTTGACGTACCGCTTCTGCGGGGGCTCTTTCCTGAACAACCCGGAGGCGACGATCGGGGTCGATTTCCGAGAGAAGACGCTGGATATTGACGGAGAGAGTATCAAG CTGCAGGTCTGGGACACGGCAGGCCAGGAGCGTTTCAGGAAGAGCATGGTGGAGCACTACTACCGCAGCGTCCACGCCGTCATCTTCGTGTACGACGTGACCAGCCTCTCCTCCTTCCAGAGCGTCCCCGATTGGATCGAGGAGTGCAGCCGGCACAGCGTGGGGCCCCTGGTGCCCCGCATCATGGTGGGCAACAAGTGCGACCTGAGGGACCGCCGGGAGGTCCCCACCACGGCGGCGCAGTGCCTCGCCGACAGCTACAACTTCCCGCTGTTCGAGACCTCTGCCAAGGAGCCCGCTGAGAAGGAGCACGTGGACGCCATCTTTCTGACTCTGGCGTACAGACTGAAGAGCCACAAACCGCTGCGACTGAAGCAGCCGAGCGAGAGCAGCGCCGGGCAGCTGTGGGACCAGAGGGAGCCGGGAGCGCCGACGTGCCAGTGCTGA
- the kbtbd7 gene encoding kelch repeat and BTB domain-containing protein 7: protein MASAMGCFGGPEVLEDVNHARGLMDELKLLYDCRLLGDVTIRVECDEEPPEHGGGAAAGDADPLFLCSRNVLAAASPYFKSMFTGGLNESAQERVVIRGVDPESMSVIIDYCYTGRVTITEGNVQRLYAAANMLQLEYIRKACSGFMTRRLDLSNCVGVLKFADTYGNPGLKGNAQAFIARNFGQVCSGGELSELDLTQLREMLSLDTLDVDCERKVCSAALQWIEANALLRRDDAMLALKCVRWNLFTEKDKCYLEGLMARPLIEKYLASFYKGSAEDSCGTPPAAPDAPKHRVGVSAKEMILFFGLPNDNIMCCDPYSEDLYFMAPPLEDLSSQDYKRSTMESLIACAAPDNNLYLASHLSKHFWLYNPVLNSWQELAERPLGRIHSGMGYLNGHVYLLGGRNPVTDARLKEVECYSVQRDQWTFVAPLPHSLGKMQVVALNDHLYVVNKRRMLCYDSKRNRWRHCGSLRRDKLHKACVYQDQIVCVCDIPVVKAYSPARGEWKRLGDIPIDSRALNYQVIQHNSKLLLLTQTLLQHNKNRVLIHEYDPARDAWKNIMAVYVSTLGPVCVSTRVYPTCLGSAHSFSTEEDDDSGSSADWDFDGLTDADSDSGSSSSFSDENW from the coding sequence ATGGCTTCGGCGATGGGTTGCTTCGGCGGTCCCGAGGTGCTGGAGGACGTCAATCACGCGCGGGGTCTGATGGACGAGCTCAAACTGCTGTACGACTGCCGGCTGCTCGGTGACGTCACCATCCGGGTCGAGTGTGACGAGGAGCCGCCGGAGCACGGCGGGGGGGCGGCCGCGGGCGACGCTGACCCGCTTTTCCTGTGCAGCCGCAACGTGCTCGCCGCCGCCAGCCCTTACTTCAAAAGCATGTTCACCGGGGGGCTGAACGAGAGCGCGCAGGAGAGGGTGGTCATCCGCGGCGTGGACCCCGAGTCcatgtccgtcatcatcgactaCTGCTACACGGGCCGCGTGACCATCACGGAGGGCAACGTGCAGCGTCTGTACGCGGCGGCCAACATGCTGCAGCTGGAGTACATCAGGAAAGCCTGCTCCGGCTTCATGACGAGGAGGCTGGACCTCTCCAACTGCGTGGGGGTGCTGAAGTTCGCAGACACGTACGGCAACCCGGGACTCAAGGGGAACGCGCAGGCCTTCATTGCCAGGAACTTCGGCCAGGTGTGCAGCGGAGGGGAGCTCAGCGAGCTGGACCTGACGCAGCTGAGGGAGATGCTGTCCCTGGACACCTTGGACGTGGACTGCGAGAGGAAGGTGTGCTCCGCCGCCCTGCAGTGGATCGAGGCCAACGCGCTGCTGAGAAGGGACGACGCCATGCTGGCGCTGAAGTGCGTGCGCTGGAATTTGTTCACGGAGAAGGACAAGTGTTACCTGGAGGGCCTCATGGCCAGGCCTTTGATCGAGAAATACCTGGCGTCTTTCTACAAAGGGTCGGCGGAGGACAGCTGCGGGACGCCCCCCGCGGCTCCGGACGCGCCGAAACACCGGGTGGGTGTGAGCGCCAAAGAGATGATCCTCTTCTTCGGCCTGCCCAACGACAACATCATGTGCTGCGACCCTTACTCGGAGGACCTGTACTTCATGGCCCCTCCGCTAGAGGACCTCAGCAGTCAGGATTACAAGCGCTCCACCATGGAGTCCCTGATCGCCTGCGCCGCGCCTGATAACAacctgtacctggcctcccacCTCTCCAAGCACTTCTGGCTGTACAACCCTGTGCTCAACAGCTGGCAGGAGTTGGCAGAGAGGCCGCTGGGCAGGATACACTCAGGGATGGGATACCTCAACGGCCACGTGTACCTCCTGGGGGGGCGCAATCCCGTGACCGACGCCAGGCTGAAGGAGGTGGAGTGTTACAGCGTCCAGAGGGACCAGTGGACGTTCGTGGCCCCTCTGCCTCACTCTCTGGGGAAAATGCAGGTGGTGGCGCTGAACGACCACCTGTACGTGGTGAACAAACGCAGGATGCTGTGCTACGACTCCAAGAGGAACCGCTGGCGCCACTGCGGCTCGCTCAGGAGGGACAAGCTCCACAAGGCCTGCGTGTACCAGGACcagatcgtgtgtgtgtgcgacatcCCGGTGGTGAAGGCCTACAGCCCCGCCAGAGGGGAGTGGAAGAGGCTGGGCGACATCCCCATCGACAGCCGCGCTCTCAATTACCAGGTGATCCAGCACAAcagcaagctgctgctgctcactcaGACTCTGCTGCAGCACAACAAGAACCGGGTCCTCATCCACGAGTACGACCCGGCCCGGGACGCCTGGAAGAACATCATGGCGGTGTACGTGTCCACCTTGGGGCCCGTGTGCGTTTCGACGCGCGTGTACCCGACGTGCCTGGGCTCCGCGCACAGCTTCTCTacagaggaggacgacgacagCGGCTCGAGCGCCGACTGGGACTTCGACGGGTTGACGGACGCCGACTCGGACTCCGGCAGTTCGAGCTCGTTCTCGGACGAGAACTGGTAG